The proteins below are encoded in one region of Paraburkholderia phenazinium:
- a CDS encoding glycosyltransferase, translating to MSQTEHRSPMSDTPEVSVIIPVYNEEAGLAALFARLYPALDALGTRYEVIFINDGSRDKSAALLAEQFRNRPDTTRVILLNGNYGQHMAILAGFEQARGEIVITLDADLQNPPEEIGKLVTKMREGYDYVGTIRLQRQDSLWRRKASRAMNRLRERITRIKMTDQGCMLRAYSRHIIDTINRCGEINTFIPALAYTFAQNPVEIEVAHEERFAGESKYSLYSLIRLNFDLVTGFSVVPLQWLSFIGVILSLGSAGLFVLLLIRRFIIGAEVQGVFTLFAITFFLLGVIIFALGLLGEYIGRIYQQVRARPRYLVQTILEQRDGTTVAEAPRQALVQAVQPAPLIDQGPNP from the coding sequence ATGAGTCAAACGGAACATCGCTCTCCGATGTCTGATACGCCGGAAGTCTCGGTCATCATTCCGGTGTACAACGAGGAAGCCGGTCTGGCCGCGTTGTTTGCGCGCCTGTACCCGGCGCTCGACGCGCTCGGCACCCGCTATGAAGTGATCTTCATCAACGACGGCAGCCGCGACAAATCCGCCGCGCTGCTGGCCGAGCAGTTCCGCAACCGGCCGGACACGACCCGCGTGATCCTGCTCAACGGCAACTACGGCCAGCATATGGCGATTCTCGCCGGCTTCGAGCAGGCGCGCGGCGAGATCGTCATCACGCTCGACGCCGACCTGCAGAACCCGCCGGAGGAAATCGGCAAGCTGGTCACGAAGATGCGTGAGGGCTACGACTACGTGGGCACGATTCGCCTGCAGCGCCAGGACAGCCTGTGGCGCCGCAAGGCCTCGCGGGCAATGAACCGTCTGCGCGAACGCATCACCCGCATCAAGATGACCGATCAGGGTTGCATGCTGCGCGCCTACAGCCGGCACATCATCGACACGATCAACCGCTGCGGTGAAATCAATACGTTCATTCCGGCGCTCGCTTACACCTTCGCGCAGAATCCGGTGGAAATCGAAGTCGCGCACGAAGAGCGCTTTGCGGGCGAATCGAAGTATTCGTTGTACTCGCTGATTCGTCTGAACTTCGACCTCGTCACCGGTTTCTCGGTGGTGCCGCTGCAATGGCTGTCGTTCATTGGGGTAATCCTCTCGCTGGGCTCCGCAGGCCTGTTCGTGCTGCTGCTGATTCGCCGCTTCATCATCGGCGCGGAAGTGCAAGGTGTGTTCACGCTGTTCGCTATCACGTTCTTCCTGCTCGGCGTGATCATCTTCGCGCTTGGTTTGCTCGGCGAGTACATTGGCCGGATCTACCAGCAGGTGCGAGCCCGTCCCCGTTATCTGGTGCAAACGATTCTCGAACAGCGCGACGGCACCACCGTCGCCGAGGCGCCCCGCCAGGCGCTGGTGCAGGCCGTTCAGCCGGCGCCGCTCATCGATCAGGGACCGAATCCATGA
- a CDS encoding formyltransferase, with amino-acid sequence MKPRAVVFAYHNVGVRCLQVLLARGVEVALVVTHEDSATENIWFGSVASVAASYGIPTVTPADPKSDELRAAVSAARPDFIFSFYYRHMLPVDLLALAARGAYNMHGSLLPKYRGRVPTNWAVLKGETETGATLHEMAAKPDAGAIIAQTPVPILPDDTAAQVFDKVTVAAEQTLWRVLPALLAGEAPHLPNDLAHGSYFGGRKPEDGRIDWSQPAQDVYNLIRAVAPPYPGAFTEIDGQRFVVARARLARPGALRSDLPPGLHVSDNAFFAVCGDGRAIAIHELRRQHEGQQPVVSPAEFSQFIQSSRHQ; translated from the coding sequence ATGAAGCCACGCGCGGTTGTATTCGCGTATCACAACGTCGGCGTGCGCTGCCTGCAAGTGCTGCTGGCGCGCGGCGTCGAAGTGGCGCTGGTGGTCACTCACGAGGACAGCGCAACCGAAAACATCTGGTTCGGCAGCGTTGCTTCGGTGGCCGCAAGCTATGGCATCCCCACAGTGACGCCCGCCGATCCGAAGAGCGACGAACTGCGCGCCGCGGTGAGCGCCGCGCGGCCCGACTTCATTTTCTCGTTCTACTACCGCCACATGCTGCCGGTCGACCTGCTCGCGCTGGCCGCGCGCGGCGCCTACAACATGCACGGCTCGCTGCTGCCCAAGTATCGCGGCCGCGTGCCGACCAACTGGGCCGTGTTGAAGGGCGAAACCGAAACCGGCGCCACGTTGCACGAGATGGCCGCCAAACCTGACGCAGGCGCGATCATCGCGCAAACGCCGGTGCCGATCCTGCCGGACGATACCGCCGCGCAGGTGTTCGACAAGGTCACCGTGGCCGCCGAGCAGACGCTCTGGCGCGTGCTGCCGGCGCTGCTCGCCGGCGAGGCACCACATCTGCCGAACGATCTGGCGCATGGCAGCTACTTCGGCGGACGCAAGCCCGAAGACGGCCGGATCGACTGGAGCCAGCCGGCTCAGGACGTCTATAACCTGATCCGCGCCGTGGCGCCGCCTTATCCCGGCGCGTTCACCGAGATCGACGGTCAGCGCTTCGTCGTCGCGCGGGCGCGTCTTGCCCGTCCCGGCGCGCTCCGCTCAGATTTGCCCCCCGGCCTCCACGTAAGCGATAATGCGTTTTTTGCGGTGTGCGGCGATGGCCGCGCCATCGCCATCCACGAATTGCGGCGCCAGCACGAAGGCCAACAGCCCGTCGTCTCCCCTGCCGAATTCTCCCAGTTCATTCAATCTTCCCGTCATCAATGA
- a CDS encoding bifunctional UDP-4-keto-pentose/UDP-xylose synthase codes for MKKVLILGVNGFIGHHLSKRILETTDWEVFGMDMQTERLGDLINHERMHFFEGDITINKEWVEYHVKKCDVILPLVAIATPATYVKQPLRVFELDFEANLPIVRSAVKYGKHLVFPSTSEVYGMCTDEQFDPEESQLSYGPINKPRWIYACSKQLMDRVIWGYGMEGLNFTLFRPFNWIGPGLDSIYTPKEGSSRVVTQFLGHIVRGENISLVDGGAQKRAFTDIDDGIGALMKIIENKDGVATGKIYNIGNPTNNFSVRELAHKMLALAAEFPEYAETAKQVQLVETSSGAYYGAGYQDVQNRVPKIDNTMQELNWAPKSTFDEALRKIFEAYRGHVAEARALVEQQ; via the coding sequence ATGAAAAAAGTCCTGATTCTGGGTGTCAACGGCTTCATCGGCCATCACCTGTCCAAGCGCATTCTCGAAACGACCGACTGGGAAGTGTTCGGCATGGACATGCAAACCGAACGCCTGGGTGATCTGATCAATCACGAGCGGATGCATTTCTTCGAAGGCGACATCACGATCAACAAGGAGTGGGTCGAGTATCACGTGAAGAAGTGCGACGTGATCCTGCCGCTCGTTGCGATCGCCACGCCGGCCACTTACGTGAAGCAGCCGCTGCGCGTGTTCGAGCTCGACTTCGAGGCGAACCTGCCCATCGTGCGTTCGGCGGTGAAGTACGGCAAGCACCTCGTGTTTCCGTCCACCTCCGAGGTCTATGGCATGTGCACGGACGAGCAGTTCGACCCGGAAGAGTCGCAACTGTCGTATGGCCCGATCAACAAGCCGCGCTGGATCTACGCGTGCTCGAAGCAGTTGATGGACCGCGTGATCTGGGGCTACGGCATGGAAGGCCTCAACTTCACGCTGTTCCGTCCGTTCAACTGGATCGGCCCGGGCCTCGATTCGATCTATACGCCGAAGGAAGGCAGCTCGCGCGTGGTCACGCAGTTTCTTGGCCACATCGTGCGCGGCGAGAACATCAGCCTCGTAGATGGCGGCGCGCAAAAGCGTGCCTTCACGGATATCGACGACGGCATCGGCGCACTGATGAAGATCATCGAGAACAAGGACGGCGTCGCCACCGGCAAGATCTATAACATCGGCAACCCGACCAACAACTTCTCCGTGCGTGAGCTCGCGCACAAGATGCTGGCGCTCGCCGCCGAATTCCCGGAATACGCGGAAACGGCCAAGCAGGTGCAACTGGTCGAAACGTCGTCGGGCGCGTACTACGGCGCGGGCTATCAGGACGTGCAGAACCGCGTGCCGAAGATCGACAACACGATGCAGGAACTCAACTGGGCACCGAAGTCGACTTTCGACGAAGCGCTGCGCAAGATTTTCGAAGCGTATCGCGGCCACGTCGCGGAAGCGCGTGCTCTGGTCGAACAGCAATAA
- a CDS encoding polysaccharide deacetylase family protein, with amino-acid sequence MARIVLKIDVDTLRGTREGVPNLARIFDRFKARATFLFSLGPDHTGWAMRRVLRPGFLQKVSRTSVVEHYGIKQLMYGVLLPGPDIGARAASEMRAIHEAGFECGIHTWDHVYWQDNVRSRARDWTVAQMEASHSRFIEIFGTPPVTHGAAGWQMNGHAFEQIDAWGMQYASDGRGHSPYFPVVDGKTLSHVQMPTTLPTLDEVLGVDGIDLDNVAAWMLKRTENNPHDQVYTLHAELEGQKLAPVFEQLLDGWRAQGHTFATMGDYHAALDRSTLPSYPVTWGEIPGRSGELIVQPS; translated from the coding sequence TTGGCTCGCATCGTCCTGAAGATCGACGTCGACACGCTGCGCGGCACCCGCGAAGGCGTGCCGAACCTCGCCCGCATCTTCGACCGTTTCAAGGCGCGCGCCACCTTCCTGTTCAGCCTCGGGCCCGACCACACCGGTTGGGCGATGCGCCGCGTGCTGCGCCCGGGGTTTCTGCAGAAGGTTTCGCGCACTTCCGTGGTCGAGCATTACGGCATCAAGCAATTGATGTATGGCGTGTTGCTGCCCGGGCCGGACATCGGCGCGCGGGCTGCATCGGAGATGCGTGCGATCCACGAGGCCGGTTTTGAATGCGGTATTCACACGTGGGATCACGTCTACTGGCAGGACAACGTGCGCTCGCGGGCGCGCGACTGGACCGTCGCGCAGATGGAGGCGAGTCACTCCCGTTTCATCGAAATCTTCGGCACACCGCCCGTCACGCACGGCGCCGCCGGCTGGCAGATGAACGGCCATGCGTTCGAGCAGATCGACGCGTGGGGCATGCAGTATGCCTCCGACGGGCGCGGTCATTCGCCGTACTTCCCCGTCGTGGACGGCAAGACCCTCTCGCACGTGCAGATGCCCACCACACTGCCCACGCTCGATGAAGTGCTGGGCGTCGACGGCATCGATCTGGACAACGTTGCCGCGTGGATGTTGAAGCGCACCGAGAACAATCCCCACGACCAGGTGTACACGCTGCACGCCGAGCTCGAAGGGCAAAAGCTCGCGCCGGTGTTCGAACAACTGCTGGACGGCTGGCGCGCTCAAGGCCACACGTTCGCCACGATGGGCGACTATCATGCCGCGCTGGACCGCAGCACGCTGCCATCGTACCCTGTCACCTGGGGTGAAATTCCTGGCCGTTCCGGCGAACTGATCGTGCAGCCGTCGTGA
- a CDS encoding peroxiredoxin, which yields MPIAVDQPVPDFTAPATGGEITLSSLRGKKVVLYFYPKDNTPGCTTEGLQFRDLYPKFKKAGAEILGVSRDSLRSHDNFKAKLELPFPLISDPEETLCALFNVIKMKKMYGKEVRGIERSTFVIDSEGVLRHEWRGVKVPGHVDEILEAVQAL from the coding sequence GTGCCCATCGCAGTCGACCAACCCGTCCCCGACTTTACCGCCCCCGCAACCGGTGGCGAGATTACGCTGTCCAGTCTTCGGGGCAAAAAGGTGGTGCTGTATTTTTACCCGAAGGACAACACGCCAGGCTGCACGACCGAAGGTCTGCAGTTCCGCGATCTGTATCCGAAGTTCAAGAAGGCCGGTGCCGAGATTCTCGGCGTCTCGCGCGACAGCCTGCGCTCGCATGACAATTTCAAGGCCAAGCTTGAACTGCCGTTCCCGTTGATCTCCGATCCGGAAGAAACGCTCTGCGCGCTCTTCAACGTCATCAAAATGAAGAAAATGTATGGCAAAGAAGTACGGGGAATCGAACGATCCACGTTTGTCATCGACAGCGAGGGCGTCCTGCGCCACGAGTGGCGTGGCGTGAAAGTACCAGGTCATGTCGATGAAATTCTGGAGGCTGTACAAGCGCTGTGA
- a CDS encoding PhoH family protein, with product MPLPTAPSKLGNLLPADEYKAKATPARSAKKQAVDGEQAESADFGQANVATPMARAANAATTLRPVPASSSADSAAGQAAPARSRKSKQTAALLQPVPAPAARQQPAQGEPEQPATAEPVVARAGKQPAANTAATPAAATRGSAKKRGGAAEQVETRKLFVLDTNVLMHDPTCLFRFEEHDVYLPMMTLEELDNHKKGMSEVARNARQVSRTLDALVANGGNMSDGISLSRLGSREAAGRLFFQTKLTDIEPVEGLPQGKADNQILGVVRALQRDRMDRQVVLVSKDINMRIKAHALGLPAEDYFNDQVLEDKDLLYSGIRALPQDFWTKHAKGMESWQDTKTGTTYYRVTGPLCASMLVNEFVYLEPQNGEPAFHALVRELNGKTALLQTLRDYGHHKNNVWGITARNREQNFALNLLMNPEIDFVTLLGQAGTGKTLVALAAGLAQVLDDKRYNEIIVTRATVPVGEDIGFLPGTEEEKMQPWMGAFDDNLEVLQKTDDAAGEWGRAATQELIRSRLKIKSMNFMRGRTFVDKYLIIDEAQNLTPKQMKTLVTRAGPGTKIICLGNIAQIDTPYLTEGSSGLTYVVDRFKGWAHSGHVTLARGERSRLADYASDIL from the coding sequence ATGCCTTTGCCTACCGCACCCAGCAAGCTCGGCAATCTCTTACCGGCTGACGAATACAAGGCTAAAGCCACGCCGGCCCGGTCCGCCAAAAAACAGGCGGTTGACGGGGAGCAAGCAGAGTCGGCCGATTTCGGCCAAGCCAACGTCGCGACGCCGATGGCGCGCGCCGCCAATGCCGCTACCACCTTGCGGCCGGTTCCTGCGTCTTCTTCTGCCGATAGCGCCGCTGGACAGGCTGCACCCGCACGCAGCCGGAAAAGCAAACAAACCGCCGCGTTGCTGCAACCGGTGCCGGCGCCTGCCGCCCGTCAGCAGCCCGCGCAGGGCGAGCCTGAGCAACCCGCCACCGCGGAACCCGTGGTGGCGCGCGCCGGCAAGCAGCCTGCGGCCAATACGGCGGCCACGCCGGCGGCAGCGACCCGCGGCAGCGCCAAGAAGCGCGGCGGCGCAGCCGAACAGGTCGAAACCCGCAAGCTGTTCGTGCTCGATACGAACGTGCTGATGCACGATCCGACTTGCCTGTTCCGTTTCGAGGAACACGACGTCTATCTGCCGATGATGACGTTGGAAGAACTCGACAACCACAAGAAGGGCATGTCGGAAGTCGCGCGCAATGCGCGTCAGGTCAGCCGTACGCTGGACGCGCTGGTCGCCAACGGCGGCAATATGTCGGACGGCATTTCGCTGTCGCGCCTGGGCAGCCGGGAGGCTGCGGGACGTCTGTTTTTCCAGACCAAGCTGACGGATATCGAACCGGTCGAAGGCCTGCCGCAGGGCAAGGCGGACAACCAGATTCTCGGTGTCGTGCGGGCCCTGCAACGCGACCGCATGGACCGCCAGGTCGTGCTGGTGTCGAAAGACATCAACATGCGGATCAAGGCGCATGCGCTGGGTCTGCCTGCCGAGGATTACTTCAACGACCAGGTTCTCGAAGACAAGGATCTGCTCTATTCCGGTATTCGCGCGCTGCCGCAGGACTTCTGGACCAAGCATGCCAAGGGCATGGAAAGCTGGCAGGACACCAAGACGGGCACCACGTATTACCGCGTGACCGGACCGCTGTGCGCCTCGATGCTGGTCAACGAGTTCGTGTATCTGGAGCCGCAAAACGGCGAACCGGCGTTTCACGCGCTGGTGCGTGAGCTGAACGGCAAGACCGCCCTGCTGCAGACCTTGCGCGATTACGGCCACCACAAGAACAACGTGTGGGGCATTACGGCGCGCAATCGCGAGCAGAATTTCGCGCTCAATCTGCTGATGAATCCGGAGATCGATTTCGTCACGCTGCTTGGTCAGGCCGGTACCGGCAAGACGCTCGTCGCGCTCGCGGCGGGGCTTGCGCAGGTGCTCGACGACAAGCGCTACAACGAGATCATCGTGACGCGGGCTACCGTGCCGGTCGGTGAAGACATCGGCTTTCTGCCGGGTACGGAAGAGGAAAAGATGCAACCGTGGATGGGTGCATTCGACGACAACCTCGAAGTGCTGCAGAAGACCGACGACGCCGCCGGCGAATGGGGCCGTGCTGCGACCCAGGAATTGATCCGCTCGCGCCTGAAGATCAAGAGCATGAACTTCATGCGCGGCCGGACGTTCGTCGACAAGTATCTGATCATCGACGAAGCGCAGAACCTGACGCCGAAGCAGATGAAGACGCTCGTCACGCGTGCGGGTCCAGGAACGAAGATCATCTGCCTTGGCAACATCGCACAGATCGATACGCCGTATCTGACGGAAGGCAGTTCCGGGCTCACCTACGTGGTGGATCGCTTCAAGGGCTGGGCGCACAGCGGGCACGTGACGCTGGCGCGCGGCGAACGCTCGCGTCTGGCCGATTACGCGTCGGACATTTTGTAA
- a CDS encoding C40 family peptidase — protein sequence MRRLGFSLLILLLLAACSSEPQRISRNSNGSSSASNGAYRTPPPGFPNFVDHSVGREEISIEAMGLVGIPYRWGGNTPDSGFDCSGLVRYVVSRAASVNLPRTTADMSGSGESIEPDEVAPGDLIFFNTTGRPHSHVGIYVGKLRFVNAPSTGGTVRIDYLTNPYWAKRFDGIRRVAAPARAPAPFETPTYQASNPPEKVAPAVPQASSSYAGTAGGAAVVPTQQRPLSEPQQPAYAETAPAAVPLQQVSQQRVAASMQAPLADTSARAMNQPAAAASADAFEPPPPAMSAAQMQAREAGAVSPAAVQAGRPQTDAGAMAATSSTGYSQAPVRSPVPASVAHAPDPIDAAADAFEPPPPASVAVRQEQQAGVTGSAGGVQIMRASTGSRAIPAPTQSSDDPIAHFANGNF from the coding sequence ATGCGCCGACTTGGGTTTTCGCTGCTGATCCTTCTGCTGCTCGCCGCCTGTTCCAGCGAGCCGCAGCGGATTTCGCGCAACTCAAACGGTTCTTCTTCGGCGTCCAACGGCGCTTATCGCACTCCCCCGCCCGGTTTCCCGAACTTCGTCGATCACAGCGTCGGACGCGAGGAAATCTCTATTGAGGCAATGGGCCTGGTCGGAATTCCGTACCGTTGGGGCGGCAATACGCCGGATAGCGGCTTCGACTGCAGCGGCCTGGTTCGCTATGTCGTGTCGCGCGCAGCCTCGGTGAATCTGCCGCGCACCACGGCGGATATGAGCGGAAGCGGCGAATCGATCGAGCCCGATGAAGTTGCGCCGGGCGATCTGATTTTCTTCAACACCACGGGGCGCCCACACTCGCACGTCGGTATTTATGTCGGCAAACTGCGCTTCGTCAATGCACCGTCGACGGGCGGCACGGTGCGCATCGACTATCTGACCAATCCGTATTGGGCCAAACGGTTTGACGGCATTCGCCGGGTCGCCGCGCCGGCTCGCGCGCCAGCGCCGTTCGAAACGCCGACGTATCAGGCTTCGAATCCGCCGGAGAAGGTTGCTCCGGCGGTGCCGCAGGCTTCGTCTTCGTATGCGGGTACGGCGGGCGGTGCAGCTGTGGTCCCGACGCAGCAGCGGCCGCTATCGGAGCCGCAACAACCGGCTTATGCGGAAACTGCGCCTGCGGCCGTTCCATTGCAGCAAGTGTCTCAGCAGCGGGTTGCAGCCTCGATGCAGGCACCACTGGCGGACACCTCAGCTCGCGCTATGAACCAGCCCGCCGCCGCAGCGTCTGCGGATGCGTTCGAACCGCCGCCTCCGGCAATGAGCGCCGCACAGATGCAGGCGCGTGAAGCAGGTGCGGTTTCGCCGGCCGCGGTTCAGGCTGGACGGCCGCAGACGGACGCGGGCGCCATGGCAGCGACTTCTTCCACTGGGTATTCTCAAGCACCTGTGCGCTCGCCCGTGCCGGCGAGCGTCGCCCACGCACCAGACCCGATCGACGCCGCGGCCGATGCTTTCGAACCGCCGCCCCCCGCCTCCGTCGCCGTTCGCCAGGAACAGCAGGCAGGCGTGACCGGCTCCGCCGGCGGTGTGCAGATCATGCGAGCCTCGACTGGGTCACGCGCGATCCCCGCCCCCACGCAGTCCAGCGACGATCCCATCGCGCACTTCGCCAACGGCAACTTCTGA
- a CDS encoding SDR family NAD(P)-dependent oxidoreductase, whose amino-acid sequence MELGLKDKVVLVTGGSKGIGLACARAFAAEGAKVAIVSRDPANLARAREQLASEGLHVHLTRADLHEPHGAADIVEEVTTAVGPIDVLINSAGAARRYDPETLNAEAFRATMEAKYFPYIYPQQEVLKRMAERVKSGASAEPGTIVNIIGMGGKMASDIHIAGGAANAALMLATVGLAHYYARYGIRINAINPGATLTERVEEALQLEAGQQGIDTKEALARGEAKVPLGRFAKPEEIADVALFLASRRASYVTGAIVPMDGCSAPLI is encoded by the coding sequence ATGGAACTTGGACTGAAAGACAAAGTGGTGCTGGTCACGGGCGGCAGCAAAGGAATCGGCCTCGCCTGCGCACGCGCCTTCGCAGCCGAAGGCGCCAAAGTTGCAATCGTCTCGCGCGATCCGGCGAATCTCGCCCGCGCCCGCGAACAGCTGGCGAGCGAGGGACTGCACGTGCATCTCACACGCGCCGACCTGCACGAGCCACACGGCGCGGCCGATATCGTCGAAGAAGTTACCACCGCGGTCGGTCCGATCGACGTGTTGATCAATAGCGCCGGCGCCGCCCGTCGCTACGACCCGGAAACGCTCAACGCCGAAGCCTTCCGGGCGACGATGGAAGCCAAGTACTTTCCGTACATTTACCCGCAGCAGGAAGTGTTGAAGCGCATGGCGGAACGGGTGAAATCGGGAGCCAGCGCCGAGCCGGGAACGATCGTCAACATCATCGGCATGGGCGGCAAGATGGCGAGCGATATCCATATCGCCGGCGGCGCCGCCAACGCCGCGCTGATGCTGGCAACGGTCGGGCTCGCGCATTACTACGCGCGCTATGGCATCCGCATCAACGCGATCAATCCGGGCGCGACGCTGACGGAGCGCGTCGAGGAAGCGTTGCAACTGGAAGCCGGCCAGCAAGGGATCGACACAAAGGAAGCGCTGGCACGCGGGGAGGCCAAGGTGCCGCTCGGGAGATTCGCGAAGCCGGAGGAGATTGCCGACGTCGCGCTGTTCCTGGCGAGCCGCCGCGCGAGCTACGTAACCGGCGCGATCGTCCCGATGGACGGATGCAGCGCGCCGCTCATCTGA
- a CDS encoding inorganic phosphate transporter, with amino-acid sequence MQSIQLAIWVVATLVAVSLVFDFMNGFHDAANSIATVVSTGVLKPQQAVAFAAAFNVIAYFIFHLKVAQTVGKGTIDPAIVDHYVIFGALVGAIGWNIVTWYYGIPSSSSHALIGGLVGAALAKSGWHSLNLDGLMKTVAFIFISPLLGFVLGSFFMLAVSWIYFRTPPSKVDGRFRRYQLISAGMYSLGHGGNDAQKTIGIIWMLLIATGYASSFADAPPLWVIGGCYLSMGLGTLFGGWRIVRTMGQKITKLKPVGGFCAESGGAITLFIASFLGIPVSTTHTITGAIVGVGATQKLSAVRWGVAGNIVWAWILTIPASAVLAGAGWWLGHRFL; translated from the coding sequence ATGCAATCGATACAACTCGCCATCTGGGTGGTCGCCACCCTGGTCGCCGTGTCGCTGGTGTTCGACTTCATGAACGGTTTCCACGACGCGGCGAATTCGATCGCCACGGTCGTCTCGACCGGCGTTCTGAAGCCGCAACAAGCAGTTGCCTTCGCCGCGGCTTTCAACGTCATCGCCTATTTCATCTTTCACCTGAAAGTTGCGCAGACAGTCGGCAAAGGCACGATCGATCCGGCCATCGTCGATCATTACGTGATTTTTGGCGCGCTGGTCGGTGCGATCGGCTGGAACATCGTCACGTGGTATTACGGTATTCCGTCGAGTTCGTCGCATGCGCTGATAGGCGGTCTGGTGGGCGCGGCGCTCGCCAAGTCCGGCTGGCATTCGCTCAACCTGGATGGGCTGATGAAGACAGTCGCGTTCATCTTCATCTCGCCGTTGCTGGGTTTTGTGCTCGGCTCGTTCTTCATGTTGGCAGTGTCGTGGATCTACTTCCGCACTCCACCTAGCAAGGTCGACGGACGCTTTCGCCGTTATCAACTGATTTCAGCCGGCATGTACAGCCTCGGGCATGGCGGTAACGACGCGCAGAAAACCATCGGCATCATCTGGATGCTGCTGATCGCGACCGGCTATGCATCGTCGTTCGCCGATGCGCCGCCGCTGTGGGTGATCGGCGGCTGCTATCTTTCGATGGGGTTGGGCACACTGTTCGGCGGCTGGCGTATTGTCCGCACGATGGGGCAGAAGATCACCAAGCTCAAGCCGGTCGGCGGTTTTTGCGCAGAATCGGGCGGTGCGATTACGCTGTTTATTGCCTCATTCCTCGGCATTCCGGTGTCCACGACCCATACGATTACCGGCGCGATTGTCGGCGTCGGCGCGACGCAAAAACTCAGCGCGGTGCGCTGGGGCGTGGCGGGCAATATCGTCTGGGCGTGGATTCTGACCATCCCCGCATCAGCGGTGCTCGCTGGGGCGGGATGGTGGCTCGGTCACCGTTTCCTCTGA
- a CDS encoding DUF47 domain-containing protein, translating to MFGRFMPTEGKFFEIFNAHAKCIVSASHELELLIDNLQDAEVHKQNVQKAEKAADKLTHETIDLLHKTFITPLDRDEIHKLITTMDDILDLMEDVATAISLYDVQMVTSEASQLAHICTATAERVQFAVSLLSDMKQASQILKACEDIDRLESEADRVLRSAISKLFREEDNVKTLIKLKAIYELLETITDKCEDVANILEGIVLENA from the coding sequence ATGTTCGGTCGATTCATGCCCACCGAGGGCAAGTTCTTTGAAATCTTCAACGCGCACGCAAAGTGCATTGTTTCCGCGAGCCACGAACTCGAGCTGCTGATCGACAATCTGCAAGACGCCGAGGTCCATAAGCAAAACGTGCAAAAGGCCGAAAAGGCTGCAGACAAGCTCACGCACGAAACCATCGATCTGCTGCACAAGACTTTCATCACGCCGCTCGACCGCGACGAAATCCACAAGTTGATCACCACGATGGACGACATCCTCGACCTGATGGAGGACGTTGCCACCGCAATCTCGCTCTATGACGTCCAGATGGTGACCTCTGAGGCTAGCCAGTTGGCGCATATCTGCACCGCGACCGCCGAGCGTGTGCAGTTTGCGGTCAGCCTGCTGTCGGACATGAAGCAGGCAAGCCAGATCCTGAAAGCCTGCGAGGATATCGACCGTCTGGAATCCGAAGCCGACCGCGTGTTGCGCTCGGCCATCTCGAAGCTCTTTCGCGAGGAAGACAACGTCAAGACGCTGATCAAGCTGAAGGCGATCTACGAACTGCTCGAAACCATCACGGACAAATGTGAGGACGTGGCGAATATTCTCGAAGGCATCGTGCTGGAAAACGCTTAA